In Alkalibacter saccharofermentans DSM 14828, the sequence CAAATTTTTATGCAATCTTCAATATCTGTGAAGCAGGAGATCACTTTATATCTTCATCTGCAATATACGGAGGCACCTATAACCTTTTTGCGGTGACTATGAAAAAGATGGGCATAGAATGCACTTTTGTAGATCAAAATTTACCTGAAAGTGAACTGACAAAATACTTTAAACCAAATACTAAAGCAGTTTTTGGGGAGACAATTACAAACCCGACGGTTACCGTGTTTGATTTTGAAAAGTTTGCCAGACTGGCTCATTTCTACGGAGTTCCGCTTATAGTAGACAACACATTTGCTACTCCGATTAACTGCAGGCCGTTTGAATGGGGAGCTGATATTGTTACTCACTCAACAACGAAGTACATGGATGGACATGGAGCAAGCGTTGGAGGGTGCATCGTAGATAGTGGAAATTTTGACTGGAATGCTCATGGAGATAAATTTTCTGGTCTGACGTCTCCAGATGACTCCTATCATGGCATAACTTATACAAATAAATTTGGAAAAGGGGCGTATATAACGAAAGCTACGGCTCAATTGATGAGAGACTTTGGTTCATCACAGTCTCCACAGAATGCTTTTTATATTAATTTGGGCTTGGAAACGCTACATCTAAGAATAAGACAGCACTGCGAAAATGCGCTGGCTGTGGCAAGGTTTTTAAATAGAAGCGATAAGATCGCATGGGTAAATTATCCTGGATTAGAAGACAGCGTGGATAATGCACTGGCTAATAAGTACCTATCAAATG encodes:
- a CDS encoding O-acetylhomoserine aminocarboxypropyltransferase/cysteine synthase family protein, yielding MKHRIETKCIHEGWKPKKGEARQLPIYQSTTFKYDTSEQMGKLFDLEAEGYFYTRLQNPTNDAVAAKICELEGGVAAMLTSSGQAANFYAIFNICEAGDHFISSSAIYGGTYNLFAVTMKKMGIECTFVDQNLPESELTKYFKPNTKAVFGETITNPTVTVFDFEKFARLAHFYGVPLIVDNTFATPINCRPFEWGADIVTHSTTKYMDGHGASVGGCIVDSGNFDWNAHGDKFSGLTSPDDSYHGITYTNKFGKGAYITKATAQLMRDFGSSQSPQNAFYINLGLETLHLRIRQHCENALAVARFLNRSDKIAWVNYPGLEDSVDNALANKYLSNGSCGVLAFGIKGGREKSIDFMDNLNLASIVTHVADSKTCLLHPASHTHRQLTDRQLEEAGVAPDLIRLSVGLENANDIIEDIGQALAQI